The DNA segment GCTACATCCGCAAACAGGTTTAAAAATGTAGTATTGGTAATGAGGGGCGTATTTGGGACGACCACTGGGACGGCTCCATTTGGAATTACTACTATAAATTACTTTTAAATAATAAACCTTCTGAATTAGAAAAACATGATCAAAATCAGGATGGCGAGGGTAATATCTATTGAGATTATAACTGCGCTTTTTGTGTTGCTTTGGTTCTATACCGGATTAAATAAGATACTTGATTATAACAACTTTAAGTCTCAATTGGAGAAATCACCTTTTGTTGAATACTTCGCTTCATTAATCAGTTGGACACTACCTGCAGGGGAAGTATTCATTGGAGCGATGCTGGTTTACAAAAGAACTAGGTTACTTGGTTTATACGCATCTTTTACCTTAATGCTATTCCTTACGGGGTATATATGGATGATGTTACGATATGCTTACGATTTGCCCTGTAGCTGCGGGGGCGTACTGGCCCAACTTTCTTGGGATGATCATTTATGGTTTAACAGCGTTTTTGTCCTGCTGTCTGTTATTGCAATAATATTTGAAACTGAAACTTTATTCATTCCTAAAAGAAAGGAGGTTGTATTCTGAACAGCATACCAGAACTAATTCATTAACGATTAAAAAACAAACTTAAATCATGAACAAAATAAGAAACTCATTTACATTAATAGTAGCACTGGCCACTATAGGAATTACCTTAATGTCGAACAAAGCTGTCACTGAAAAGAATAACCATCGAGAATCCTTTAGGTGTTTTAAAGGCCCTGTTACTGTTAAGTTATTCTGTGCAGGACCTTCTCAAGTACTTAGTTCCAGTACTACCTGTGAAGATGCCCAAACTTCAGAATTTTATAAAGCGCATGTATTCAACCTTGATCCAAATAATTACATAGAAGACGCTGATATACCACAAGAATGTGGTGGTGGAGATGTTTTTTGCTGCGTACAGGTACTGCCAGATGTAAACTGGTCTGGAGGGAATTTTGAAGGCCCATGTTCAGGACAGCCCTATTTTGATTTAGAAGGAACATATGCCCAGTATGAAGTATGGCAGGTACACTGTAAATATAACTAGTTAAATGAAAAACAAAGTTATTCTCCGGTTGCTGTTAATTACCACATTGGTTCTATTGATTTTGGCTTGTTTATATGTATTTACCGATATGCCTAATAAACACAACAACGGCTTTTCAAGAAATATGTTGACTTCAGATTTGAAAGTTTTAAAAGAAACAGATTTTGTTGAGCCATTGAACAAGATCTGGAGTGTTTCTGGCAATCAGATTTACCTTACAGGTGAAACGCCAAAATCCATCCTGATGATAAGTAAAGATCTGTTGAAAAAAGATACCATAGGCATTAATTTAACAGCACCGGAGGATAAACTTGTTCCCTATACCATCTGTGTGGATACCCCTTTCCTGTATGTACACATGAATAACCTGAAATCGGTTATACATGGTAAATATCCGGACCAAAAATTAAACAAGAGGGAACTAAAAACCCAGGTGTTTACCAAATCGGTACAGGTATCCCCGGCCTCAATGGTGATCAGGACCTTTGACCGTTTCGGTAAAAAGCAGGTGTTTCAGAAGATTAGTACCATAAGTGGCGAGGTCGTCAAAGAAGCGGACATTGTACCGGGCCAGGGTGAAGATCTGGGAATGGCCAGTGATGGGGCTATGCATTATGAGAAAAGTACTGGCACCATCAGCTATGTAGAATACTTCCGCAACCGTTTTTATTTGATAGATACCAACCTGAATGTAAAGGTGTCTGGCAAAACCATTGATACAGTAGCATTTATTGATGTAAAAAAACAAATGGTAGATGAAGGTGGAGGTAAGAGTAAGATCATCCCAGGTAAAGCCAGGGTAAAAGTGAACAAGGATAGTTTTATGGATGGAGCTTATTTGTATGTGGTATCGGCATTCCGCGCAGATAATGAAAGCAGGGGCGATTTTAACAGGTACAGTGTAATAGATAGGTACAGACTAGCGGATGGTAAATATGGCAGCAGCTTTTATGTAGATAAGGTAAAAGAGAAGCCATTTAAATCGGCGATAGTCAGCGGAGATACTTTGTTTACGCTGTATAATGGTAAAATGGTGTTGTACAAGTTGCCGAAATAGAAAAAACAACCTGGATTAACACTCTCTAGGTGGTTAAGCTAAGAATGTCCGGAGCAGTAAACGAGCGTGCTGTTCCGGCTTCTTAAAAAAATAAATTATGAAGGAAACTCCAGGCAAGAGGCGAATGCGCTGCTCCGGAAAATACTTGACGATGACATCATAGACCTGATACCCACGCTGGGTGGCTGAAAGTCGGGGTGGTAAAGAAGAATTTAATGCTTTTATAATAAAATTTGAAATTAATGGGATCTGAAAAAATGAAATATATCATAGCAAAGCCAGTTCGGTATGATATTGACCGGCATGTCACGGTATTGGAAAAGGTACTTTCGGCATTGCCCAACAATGGGCATTTAACCACGCTACTGGAATATGCGGTTGATGATGAAACCTTACGGTATAAAATGGTAGCGCGTTTTGTACCGCTGGATTATCTTGAGACTATTGCTTTACTGCAGGGCTTTGTCCAGAATGAAAAAAACGGTGGGCATACCATTACCGAGGATAGTGAGGATGAAGTGGAAAAAATTACAGAGGCTTTGCTCTTAAGGGCTGCAAGCTGCAGTGCTGATGGCAAGATTGATGAAGCAATGGATATCGCTTTTGCGATACTAAAGGTGATTGAGCCTGCAATGGAAAATGTATATGATGAGGGTTACACTTTTCAATGCATCATGGAGGAAGCCTTTGATTTTATCACCAAGATGATTGATGAGCAGAGTTCTGTTAAAAAACAACAGCATTTACGTAATCGGTTATTGAAACAGCATGAAGAAAGGACAGATGCGGAGCGGTATTGCGACCATATGTGGGATGAGAATTGTTGGTTAAACGGTGAAGATGTCCGGAGCAGTAAATAACATCAGCCAAAAACTAAGGGCCTTGCGAAAAAATCGGGGCTGGACACAAAGCGATATGGCAGCGCAGCTGGACATTTCTGTTCCGGCCTATTCGAAGATAGAATGTGCACAGACGGAATTGACGTTGAGCCGCTTAAAACTGCTTGCTACTATACTGAAGGTAAAGGTTTGCTGGTTGCTTGACGAAGAAGAAGCTGTGTTGCACCAGGAGAATGAGGAGCTGAAAGAGAAACTGAGGATGAGCAATATAGAAGTGATGGGCTTGCAGAAAAGATTGCTGGCTTGTTTTGAACAAAGGTAAAATTAACGTCTCTCCTTTCATAAACGGGTGGGTTTATATTGGAGCCGGGGGTGTAAGCAACTCCCGGTTTTTTTAATCGCATCACATCAAAATATTGGAAATACAGACAGAAAAATTATGATAAAATGTATAACAAATTAAACCTATGATTGATAAAAACATTTTACTGGCCCGTTTCTGGGCAAATGCCAACCAGTTTACAACTGCCGACGGAATTGAGATTGACCTGCATGGTGATGACATCGTAGTGGTATCTACCACATTGAAAAATACAGCCGGAGCGCTTCGCGAAATACAGATGATGGCAGAGTTTGCCCTGGATGCTTTTTTAGCGGAAATGGAAGTTCAGCTGCTGGATGATGTAATGGAAATTGACCTGAACATGTTGTTTGCCTGGCTGATTGGCGGCACAGCAGGATACCATATCATGAAGGGAAACACTGAATAAATGAACATACTGCCATACATTGCTGCTTTGGAAAAGGTACTTGCAGAATTGCCGGAAAAAGGGCATTTGCTTACCCTGCGTGAATATGCCATGGACGACCGGATCTTGCTGCACAAAATGATATTCCGTTTTTTAGACTTTAGCTACGCGGAAACAGTTTACCTGCTGAAAGGGCTGATCATTTATCAGCAGCGCTGGGGTGAGTTAAATGAAATAGCAAAAGAAGGGATAAGAGAAGTAAGCACAGTGCTGATGCGGCGGGCCAGGGAATACCAGCAAAGCGGAGAGCTGGTAAAGGCTATGGAACTGGCCTTTGCGATACTGGTTACCGTTGAACCGGAAAAGGACCCTGAAGACCTGGTTTACTACGCCGTAGTAATGGATGTGGTTGGCTTTATCACCGAACTGGAAAAAGATTACTGATAAAACCCTGGCCAGGAACAGCTGGGAAAGTTCTTTGAAAAACAGCCTCATCGGCATAAATGAAGCTTTTTTGCTGTGGGCTAAGGGTAGCAGGGATTAATTGTGGCGAATTCGCCATAATTAAAATTTGGATTATGAACCTTTTCCCAAATACCTAAAAACTCAATGGTATTTCTGTTCCTTAGCCAATCCGAGATAAAGAAATCGCCGTCCTTAGCTTTAATCATATCTGTTAATGATATGTAATCTGACTCATTTTTCTGAAAGATAGAGATTTCTATCCCCTTTACTGTGATTCGTTGGTTTGCTCTCATGTTGATACTATAATATTTATGCTTATTGTGAATCTGAACTATTTTGTTCAATAAGTGGTCAGGAATCGAACAATTTATTTTTAAACAACATCAATTAAAATATCTATTCATTTAAAAAAACAAGGATTATGGAAAACACTTAACTCAAATGATTGACGGGAGATTTTAAGGGAACGTTTGTACAAGGGGAAATAAACAACAAACGATTAAATTTTCTAATTAAATTATGAATAAAAGACCATTTAAATTAACCGAAGCTCAAATGACAGCCTGGAAACAGGAGGTAGTAGATTACTTACGCTCTTTATTGGACAACCCGCTTTTGCTGGGTAAGCTGTCTGTAGTACTGATGAATAGTTTAAGGCCGCATTTTAAACGGAAAGGCTATATGTTATTGCAGCCTGACATGTTGATGACCGAGGCCCATTACCTTAGAAAAGGCCTGATTAAACTGTATAGCATTGATGCACAAACAGGCGAAGAAAAAATCCGCTTTATATGGAAAGCCGGTAGCATTGTTGTTTTACTGGAAGCTTTTAGGGAACGCCTGGTAAACGAGGTATTGTATATAGAGCTGATAGAAGATTGTGAACTGGTAAGCATCAGCAATTTTTGCATGGACGATATTTATGAAGGACATACTGTTGCCTATAAACTGACCGAGAAAATAAGGGCAGCCGAAATGGCACGTAAGGATTTGCAAACAGAAATATTGCAGATGGTGGATAAGAAACAGCGCTACTGTGTGTTTAAGGGGAAATTTCCGGAATTTTTTGTTGACGGGGAATGGAGATTGAGCAATAAGGAGATCTGTAGTTTTACCGGTATTACTAAGAGCACATTGATTGATGCTAGATTGTTATGCCCGGATACGCCAAAAAATACCTGAAAAGGTAGTTTTAAGTACCTAAATCGGTTTTTAGCCTTCCTTCGGGGAGGCTATTTTTGGTTTAAAACTAAATGTTATTGATTTAATGAAGAAGTTAAATAAAAGATTTTGGTACCTGCTGTTGATTGATGTGATCAGGTACTTATTTATCCTGCTGTTTTTATATGCAGCATTTAGCAAAGTTTGGGACTTTCAGAAGTTTAAAGTGCAGCTGGGGCAGTCGCCTATATTATCAGATTTTACTTTGCTGGTTGCCTTGTGTATCCCTGCGGTTGAGATTTTGATTGCTATAGGTTTGGCGTTTAGACGGACTTTGCTGCCGGCCCTTTGGGCCAGTTATGGCTTGATGATCATGTTTAGCTTGTACATCATAGTGATTTTGAAGTTCAGTGACAGGTCGGTTTGCCATTGTGGTGGTGTTTTAGAACAGATGCAATGGTCGGAACATTTATGGTTTAATGTAGGGTTTGTGGGGTTGGGGATAGTTGGGTTGTGGTTGGGGTTTTACCGCCGGTTTCGTAATGCTGGTACGTCACGTCATCTCGAACCGCAGGGAGAGATCTCTTGTTTAGGCATAGTTCAAGAGATCCCTCGTCGCTGCGCTTCCCTCGGCATGACGGGGTGTGTTAAGGACGACCGCTTTAGGCATGACGACGAGGTGTGTTAAAAATATTCAATGCGCGTTGAACAGGTGGAAGCCGAAAAACCTGATTGAAACAGAGTAGGCATTAATCTTATCATTCAAACAAAATGAAAAAACAATTTTTCACATTCGTTATTGCGGCCGTATGTGTCGTAAGCACTGTATTTGCCACGGCAAAACCAACAACAAGTGTTTTACTGGGATCGCCTTACAACGATCAGGGTGAGTGTACTACCCCGGGCAATGTAATTGGCACCTGTGATGTAAACTACACAGGCAATGCCTGCCAGCTACTGGCAGGTGGCGATGCTTACCTGCAGGATACAGAGACTGGCCTTTGTACCATTCCACTGTACAGACAAAACTAGATCTCCCAATTTAGTTTGACCTCCTTAAACGGCCCGCTGCATTAGCGGGTCGTTTATTCCAAAGCTTGTAATCCATTAGCCTATGAAAAAATTCTACTACTTACTGATCATTGTTGCTGTACTTTCATCTTTACCCGTCCTGTATCTGACCATCCGCTATGCGCTTAAACAGCGTGCAGCTACCTATAACTTTAAAAGGAACCTGCTTGGGGTGGTTAAGGGCCATAAGGCCATCGATATAAAATACAATTCCTATTACCTGGCCGGTGAGGCCGGAAGTTCCGTTTACCTGGCCAGCGCAACGGCCATAGGCCATTTGCTGAAGGTTGGCCCTTTGTTAAGGGATACGGTAAGCATTAACCTTGAGCTGAACAGGCAGGAGGTAAAAGTAAAGGGCAGCTATAAGGCTTATGTAGATTCGGCTTCTTTTTACCTGTACAATGGATTGGAACGCAGCATCCTGAAAGGCAAAACAGGGATTTGGAAGGCATCGGTTTATGGGATAAAGGCGCCATACTTTGCACAGCTGCAGCCCTTAGGCACACAAACGATGGTTTTCCGTTTTATAGACACCGATACCCGGGCCAATAGTTTGCGCAAGGTAAGTGTACGGGGGGAAAGCATGAGCAATACCGGGATATTTGAAAAGCAGGTAGATGGTTTGTTTTGTACAGACGGCATGCTGAGGTATAACCGGCAGTTGCACATGCTGACCTATGTGTACCATTACCGCAACGAGATCTTGCTGATAGATACGAACCTGAACCTGGTAAAGAAAATAAAGACCATAGACCCGATTGATTCGGCCCGCTTTAAGGTAGACCAGCTGCGTGCTGAAAAGTCTTTCACTTTTGCTTCGCCCACTTTAATGGTGAATGCAAACTGTTCAAACCAGGGCAAATATTTGTTTGTGCAATCGAAACTGATGGGTAAAGGTGAAGACCTGACCTTGTTCAGGAAAAGTGCGGCAATAGATGTGTACGATCTGGAGAAACAGGTTTACTGCTATTCCTTTTACCTGCCCAAATATAAGGATGTACCCATAAGCAGTTTTAAAGTATTGGGGAACAGCTTGTATGCAGTGGCAGGGCAATACCTGACCAGGTATGCGCTGAAATTGCCCTATTGAGGGCGCCCTCGGTTGCAGTGTATTATTAATAGGATTTTCATTCGGGTATCCAAGGCCTCTCAAAGGCCTTGCGTAGGACAGTCATGGCCTTTGAAAGGCCTTGCTGATCCGGGTATGGGGCGATTGTTCAGATCGGCAGAACAGCAGGCCATCACCCTGTGAACTACAAATGGCAATTATCATAAACCTTATAAAAAACAAAAGATATGGCAAAATTAAAGAAAGGGATTTTCGGCCCTTTATCCGGAAAACTGGGCGCAATAGTAGGGGCCACCTGGATGGGGATCCCCTACATCCGTCAGGCACCCAAACAAAAAACTGATCCTGCCCCGCGGTCGGCCGCCAGGCTTGCCAATGAGGAAAAGATGAAGTTTGTAAACAACCTGCTGGTGCCCTTCCATCCTTATGTAAATATCGGCTTTGCCAACCTTGCCATTGCCAAAACGGCTTTAAATGCAGCTTATTCGCGCAATTTTCATCAGGCAGTAACCGGTGTTTATCCCAATTTGGGGGTTGATTATACCAAAATGGTGATCAGTGCCGGGGATTTGCCGGGCTTAAATAATCCTGTGATGGCCTTAACCGCCCCCGATGTGATTGGCCTGACCTGGGCACACAACACCGATGCAAGGGCTGCCTTTGATGACCAGCTGATGCTGATGTTGTATTGCCCCGCACTGAAGCTGGCCGATGGCTTTATTGGTGGGGTTAAGCGCATAGATGAACGTTTGGTGTACCGGTTTTTACCGGCGCTGGTTGGTAAAACCCTGGAGGTTTATTTGGGGCTAACGTCTTTAAACCGCAAAAAAATAGCCGACAGCGTTTATTTAGGGAGGATTGTGCCATGAAAACGCATACTAAAACCAGCCTGCAAAAACTGGTGTTGGAAGCTTTGGATATACAATATCGCAAGGCCACGCAGCAACTGCAAGCGCAGTTGGATGCAATGGTGGCCGGAATGATGCGTTGCCAAACCGACAAAACGCTGCAGGCATTGCTGGTAAGTAAAATGGCCCGGCTGGTACAGCAGGAAAGTACGAGCTATCAGCAGGTCGGCTATCTTCAAAACCTGCAGCAATGGATTCTGGAACAGTGCGAGGGTAGTTGTACAGGAGACATGACTGGCAGCTTATACCGCCAGCTGATCAGGACAAACTTTAATGCCAGCTCGTTTATAGCTTACTGTAAAGCAAGAATTGAAGAAGAGCTGGCCGGTATTGCCGGGGTTGAAAGCAAATATATAGCGCTTTGTAAACATGAAAGGGATTTTGGCCACCTGATCTACAAAAAGAAGAGCTTAAAATTTGAGCCTGGTTTAGCCGATGTAAAAACGGTAATGCTTAGGTATGTACGTACAGAACTGGCTTATCTGAAAAAAATACATGAGTCAATTGTGGTAAAAATGCCACCCGTTGCTGCACCATTGCAGGCGGATAAAATAGCGTTCAGCTTTTCTGTAGATGCCCTGGCCTATTTTTTTAAACTGCTGGTAAATGCCGGTGTGGTTGTGGCTGAGCCCAAATCGCAGTTGTTCAGGTTTGTTGCAAAAGTATTTACTACCCCCGGCACTGCTGATGGGGGCATTGCCGAACATAGTTTTACCAATAAATACAACCAAACGGTACAGGCTACAGCCAAAATTGTAAGGGCGGCACTGGTTAGGATGCTCAGGTTGGTAGACAAGGAGTTTGACCTGGCCTGAATTTATCACTAAAATTTAATGGCGTTTGCAGCTTGCTGAGCCTGTTTTTGGCACTTTCGGGGTAGGGGTGTTGCCACCCCCTGACACTACCTGCCGCCTGCCTGATTGCCTTTCTTTGTGGTGTTGTTGCTGATGTTTTACAGTGCTGCTATCCCGGGTTTGCAGCAAAAGTACAGACAGGAACAACGAGACAACAGATTTATTAACCTTTTAATCCTTAAAAATCATGGGTATTATCA comes from the Pedobacter heparinus DSM 2366 genome and includes:
- a CDS encoding MauE/DoxX family redox-associated membrane protein encodes the protein MIKIRMARVISIEIITALFVLLWFYTGLNKILDYNNFKSQLEKSPFVEYFASLISWTLPAGEVFIGAMLVYKRTRLLGLYASFTLMLFLTGYIWMMLRYAYDLPCSCGGVLAQLSWDDHLWFNSVFVLLSVIAIIFETETLFIPKRKEVVF
- a CDS encoding helix-turn-helix domain-containing protein translates to MSGAVNNISQKLRALRKNRGWTQSDMAAQLDISVPAYSKIECAQTELTLSRLKLLATILKVKVCWLLDEEEAVLHQENEELKEKLRMSNIEVMGLQKRLLACFEQR
- a CDS encoding KilA-N domain-containing protein; its protein translation is MRANQRITVKGIEISIFQKNESDYISLTDMIKAKDGDFFISDWLRNRNTIEFLGIWEKVHNPNFNYGEFATINPCYP
- a CDS encoding Crp/Fnr family transcriptional regulator, which encodes MNKRPFKLTEAQMTAWKQEVVDYLRSLLDNPLLLGKLSVVLMNSLRPHFKRKGYMLLQPDMLMTEAHYLRKGLIKLYSIDAQTGEEKIRFIWKAGSIVVLLEAFRERLVNEVLYIELIEDCELVSISNFCMDDIYEGHTVAYKLTEKIRAAEMARKDLQTEILQMVDKKQRYCVFKGKFPEFFVDGEWRLSNKEICSFTGITKSTLIDARLLCPDTPKNT
- a CDS encoding MauE/DoxX family redox-associated membrane protein codes for the protein MKKLNKRFWYLLLIDVIRYLFILLFLYAAFSKVWDFQKFKVQLGQSPILSDFTLLVALCIPAVEILIAIGLAFRRTLLPALWASYGLMIMFSLYIIVILKFSDRSVCHCGGVLEQMQWSEHLWFNVGFVGLGIVGLWLGFYRRFRNAGTSRHLEPQGEISCLGIVQEIPRRCASLGMTGCVKDDRFRHDDEVC
- a CDS encoding DUF6266 family protein, whose translation is MAKLKKGIFGPLSGKLGAIVGATWMGIPYIRQAPKQKTDPAPRSAARLANEEKMKFVNNLLVPFHPYVNIGFANLAIAKTALNAAYSRNFHQAVTGVYPNLGVDYTKMVISAGDLPGLNNPVMALTAPDVIGLTWAHNTDARAAFDDQLMLMLYCPALKLADGFIGGVKRIDERLVYRFLPALVGKTLEVYLGLTSLNRKKIADSVYLGRIVP